The following DNA comes from Acidobacteriota bacterium.
CCACGCCGGGCGAAATCAACGCCGGCACCTCGACGCGTCCGTGCCGCGAGACGAGTTCGACCAGATCTCCCTGGCCGATACCGAGCCGCTCGGCCGTTCGCGGGTTGATTTCCACCCAGCTCCCCCACATCACCGAGGAGAGCACGTCGGGGATCTCCTGCATCCACGGGAGGTGCGCGAGCGACCCATCGAAAAACGTCTGGGACGCAAACGGCAGCAGGTGAAACGGGTACTCTGTCGAATCGCCGTCGAATCGCGGCGGCTCGTAGGCGAAGCGGCGTCCGGCGCCGGCTCTCGCGACCGGTGCACCCGAGGGGCGCGCCGGGCCCTCGCGCCACCAGCCGCCCCGCGCCTGCGCCTGTTTCCAGAATTCGTCCCGGTCCGCGTCGCTCGTCGCGCCCTGTGCGTTTGCGAGCCGATCGAACCGGGCGCGAAGCATCTCCTCGAACGTCTGCCACGGGAGCGCGCCGTCGAAGCTGCCGCCGAGCCTGTGGGCCACGTCGAGCAGCACGTCGGCGGTGGCGCGCGTGTCGTGCAGCGGACGGACGGCGGGAGGAGCCAGGCCGGCCGCCAACTGCGTCGTGCCTGACTCGGGCAGATCGTCGAGCCAGGCCTCGAGCGGCGCGTGATCCGGAAGGATGAGGTCGGCCAGCACGCTCGTCTCGTCGAGGAAACTTCCGAAGCTGGCGATGAAAGGAACCTGTTCGAGCGCCTGACGCACGCGCCAGGCCGCAGGTGACGCGTAGATCGGATTGGCGTCGTACACCAGGAGGGCCTGCACCGAGGCGGGGCTCGACACGATTTCCTCGGCGAGCGCGCGTACTCGGCGCACGCCGGCGGACGCGTCCGGCGCGGCGCCCGGCGCGCCTGGCTCCGGCTGCTCGCTGAAGAAGAGGCCGCCGGGCTGCCCGACGCTTCCAAGGAGCGCGTTGAGGGCGCCGGTCGCAAGCTGACGCGCGAGGCGAACCACGCGCGCGGCGGGCAGGCCGGTGTGTTCCTGGACGATCTCCGGCGCGTAGTGCGGCAACCCGTCGTCCCAGCCCTCGATGAGCGCGCCTGCCCGACCGCCCGCGGACGCCGGCCGCAGGCGCTCGTCGAGAATCACGTGTGCAAGGCCCAGCGCGACGACGCCGTCGCTGCCGGGCCGCGCCGGAAGCCACTCGTCCGCGTTCGCGCCTGTCTGAGACATCCGGGGCTCCACCTGGACGAACCGCGCCCGCTCGTTCGGGCGCCCCTGCCGCATCTCGCCGTACGCGAGGTTCTGAGCGACCGGCGAGTTCCAGGTCCCCAGGAAATCAGCACTGAACGACACGACCTGTCGCGACCGCGCCAGATCGAAGCTCGGCACCTGTGCGATGCCGAAGCTGAGGGCGTTCGCGCGGCGCAGAACGTCGTCTGTGAACAGCTCGACGGCGATGCGCGGCGGGGCGCCGTATGCGGCAAGGAACCGGTCGATGAGTTCGCGCCGCCCGCCCCGGAGCGGTCCCGTGAGAAACCTCAGCGATTGCGGCGTCCCGTTTGATCCCAGCTCGCGCAGCCGCGAGGTCAGCTCCTCGAGCGCCGCGCCCCAGGAAATCTGACGGAACTCACCCGAACCGCGGGGCCCGCTGCGCTTCAGCGGCTGGCGCAGGCGATCCGGGTGATACACGATCTGCACCCCCGCCTGGCCACGCGGGCACAGCCTGCCCCGGTTGACGGGATGGGCGGGGTTGCCTTCGAGCTTCTTCGCCAGTCCCATCCTGATCACGCCGGGGCGGCCGCCGCGGACGATCTCGGCGTCCCCTTCCATCACGCGAACGATGAGGCCGCAGCCGGCGGGACACAACGTGCAGAGGCCCGGCTTCCACACGGCCACGCCCGGCACCAGGGATTCTTCGGGCATGAACCGGATGATCTGATGCTCGGGGTTGCCGCAGCTGGCGAGCGCGGCGCTCGCGCCGGTGACGGCCGTGACCTTGATGAAGTGGCGGCGATCCATCGTCCCTCGTTCAGAAGTGGCAGGCCGTGCAGTCGATCGGCGCCTGGTTCGCGCGATGGCACCCGACGCAGAACCCCATCGTCAGCCGCTTCGACCTTTGCGCCTCGCGCTGCTGCGCGACGTCCCCGTGGCACACGCCGCACTTCACGTCGCGGCGCACGTGCGGCGCATGGTTGAACTTGACGTGCGCCGAGGGCGGGTAGCCGTAGACGCGCTGCCACGCGATGTCCTCGCCGCGCTCCTCGTAGGCCACGACCTTCTGCACCTCGGGCCGATCGGTCGCCACCGTACGGTGGCAGATCAGGCACGTCCTGACGCTCGGCAGGCCCGCCACCGGTCCGGCGGCCGCGCTCGCGTGGCAGTAGTCGAGGCAGCCCAGCCGGTTGGCGATATGGACGGAGTGCGGGAACGCAATCGGCTGAACGGCGTCGGGACGCACGCCGAAGAAATCCCGGACAGCCTGCCCGACGGTCGAGCGGGCGGGGGTGAACACCTGAGACATCTCAGGGCGATTCGGCGGAACCTCTGCGGGTTGAGAAAGTGCGCCGGCCAGGCTGGCCAGGCTGGCGGCCACCATCGTGACAGCGGCGATCCAGAGCCGGCGGCGCGTCACGCCTTGTTGCGACATCAGGCGACCCAATCAGAAAGACGGGTGCGGCGGGCAGGCCGGCATACCCGGCCGGCGCGCCGCACCCGTCGGCGACCCGAAGACTGCACCGCAGCCGCTTACATCATCGCGCCGAGCTTCACCTCTTCCCACTTGCCGTTCTTCTTCACCTCGACCTTCTTCGCCAGGATCGAGCCGCTGTGCTGCTCGCCCGTGACCCGCACCTGCTGGCCGACGTGCGGCGCCAGCG
Coding sequences within:
- a CDS encoding cytochrome c3 family protein codes for the protein MSQVFTPARSTVGQAVRDFFGVRPDAVQPIAFPHSVHIANRLGCLDYCHASAAAGPVAGLPSVRTCLICHRTVATDRPEVQKVVAYEERGEDIAWQRVYGYPPSAHVKFNHAPHVRRDVKCGVCHGDVAQQREAQRSKRLTMGFCVGCHRANQAPIDCTACHF
- a CDS encoding molybdopterin-dependent oxidoreductase, yielding MDRRHFIKVTAVTGASAALASCGNPEHQIIRFMPEESLVPGVAVWKPGLCTLCPAGCGLIVRVMEGDAEIVRGGRPGVIRMGLAKKLEGNPAHPVNRGRLCPRGQAGVQIVYHPDRLRQPLKRSGPRGSGEFRQISWGAALEELTSRLRELGSNGTPQSLRFLTGPLRGGRRELIDRFLAAYGAPPRIAVELFTDDVLRRANALSFGIAQVPSFDLARSRQVVSFSADFLGTWNSPVAQNLAYGEMRQGRPNERARFVQVEPRMSQTGANADEWLPARPGSDGVVALGLAHVILDERLRPASAGGRAGALIEGWDDGLPHYAPEIVQEHTGLPAARVVRLARQLATGALNALLGSVGQPGGLFFSEQPEPGAPGAAPDASAGVRRVRALAEEIVSSPASVQALLVYDANPIYASPAAWRVRQALEQVPFIASFGSFLDETSVLADLILPDHAPLEAWLDDLPESGTTQLAAGLAPPAVRPLHDTRATADVLLDVAHRLGGSFDGALPWQTFEEMLRARFDRLANAQGATSDADRDEFWKQAQARGGWWREGPARPSGAPVARAGAGRRFAYEPPRFDGDSTEYPFHLLPFASQTFFDGSLAHLPWMQEIPDVLSSVMWGSWVEINPRTAERLGIGQGDLVELVSRHGRVEVPALISPGVAPDVVAMPVGQGHAHFTRYASGRGASPVSMLAPMVEPETGTLAWAATRVLVRHVAAGRLVLFAGGLRERPYEHEPR